The Acropora muricata isolate sample 2 unplaced genomic scaffold, ASM3666990v1 scaffold_20, whole genome shotgun sequence genome window below encodes:
- the LOC136900451 gene encoding uncharacterized protein isoform X1: MHGILAMVFDHFYFCAVDGVVTSQNGEKVTCADEGSCKGDASDDTNKSWKNSRRSEVEMSEGCEVVPCAEKGSWEGLGIPLGSLCGPQTEKVPVPSDSEFVRDTCSSEENDIELDTRGYTWKRCHDSTASEESEEFSVTRKKSCRKAAFSESESGSYGERHADICGMERVSCDPSSKGKFQRTKLTIKTSRNSKDDPKRHHESTSGEEVEEVSATRKKKPRRKPVLSESETDSERERGADALTKEKSRHNEAADEVVITCVKKREDNVRVYDKRQACFFCEKLYAKISRHYEHNHKDKSEVVEAFAHPLGSKERKKAIEKLRLQGNFHHNLRVLESKSGQLIVFRRPGEGEECSRDDFLPCPYCLGFMKKKDLWRHVKGCNFRRIDKDDDIDDDKKYQKLQTKSKLLILPSICPGKSSLFQDVVASMKSDHISVVARNDAVISALGTMIVEKVGSTRCHDISQKMRNLARLLISLREAVKDENAQLSQFLRPDKFDVLIQCVMQISKFDVKRGEKEVGTPSLALHIGHSLKKCVCVVRGKALREKDKGLLEDVEHFEKLMEAEWNFRISHHSITTLNDRKHNQPELLPVTNDLKKLKEFITSKIIALTSELQGTDRPFQQTWRDLSEMVLNRLILFNKRRGGETAKLHVETYINRPDWSKSTNQDVVASLNGIEQQLLQRLDMVEIKGKRGRKVPLLLTKEVKEAIDVLVEKRTEVGINQENPYLFAATGNGSLGHLRAWECMRKVVTSDELKLEKPEAVTSTRLRKYVATVSQILDLQENELDWLARHLGHDISVHREYYRLHESTIELAKVGKILTTVDEGKTGLWAGKSLDDIDLDKDIDPIAEDRDSELDEDSTAGMEPHSSSGKQKGRQRSGKSRTAHETPVPKKNAMTEQSQQATQATGKENVGPVGARKKRKPHSIWTKEEKEEVLKHLGDFIKNKILPGKTECVKCIEQSNGVLANRQWSVVKDCVRNIISRAKTLQGQNC, encoded by the exons atgcatggtatcttggctatggtttttgatcatttttatttttgtgctgtagatggggttgttacatctcaaaatggtgaaaaagtcacatgtgcagatgaaggcagttgcaaag gggatGCTAGTGACGATACAAACAagagttggaagaattctagAAGAAGTGAAG tggagatgtctgagggttgtgaagttgttccgtgtgcagagaaaggcagttgggaag GGCTCGGGATACCCCTAGGATCACTTTGTGGTCCACAAACTGAG AAAGTACCAGTACCAAGTGACTCTGAGTTTGTGCGAGATACATGTAGCTCAGAAGAAAATGATATAGAGCTGGATACACGGG GTTATACTTGGAAACGATGCCATGACAGTACTGCCAGTGAAGAGTCAGAGGAATTCAGTGTAACTAGAAAGAAGTCTTGCAGAAAAGCTGCATTTTCTGAATCTGAGAGTGGCAGTTATGGGGAGAGGCATGCTGATATTTGTGGAATGGAAAGGGTATCTTGTGACCCCAGTAGTAAGGGCAAATTTCAGAGAACAAAGTTAACCATTAAAACAAGCAGAAATAGTAAAG ATGATCCGAAACGACACCATGAAAGCACTAGTGGTGAAGAGGTTGAGGAAGTGTctgcaacaagaaagaagaaaccaagACGTAAACCCGTGCTTTCAGAGTCAGAGACTGatagcgagagagagagaggtgcTGACGCCTTGACCAAGGAAAAATCACGGCACAATGAGGCAGCTGATGAAG TGGTAATAACTTGTGTAAAGAAGCGGGAGGACAATGTTCGAGTTTATGACAAAAGACAGGCCTGCTTTTTCTGTGAAAAGCTTTATGCAAAAATTTCTCGCCATTATGAACATAATCACAAAGATAAGTCAGAGGTAGTTGAAGCATTTGCGCATCCACTTGGTTCAAAAGAACGTAAGAAAGCCATAGAAAAGTTGCGTCTGCAGGGGAATTTCCATCATAACTTGCGCGTGTTGGAGTCAAAAAGTGGACAGCTTATTGTTTTCAGAAGACCAGGAGAAGGAGAGGAATGTTCTCGCGATGACTTTCTTCCTTGCCCTTACTGTCTTGGCTTTATGAAGAAGAAAGATCTTTGGAGGCATGTAAAAGGCTGCAACTTCAGACGTATTGATAAGGATGATGATATAGATGATGACAAAAAGTACCAGAAACTTCAAACTAAGAGCAAATTGCTAATTTTGCCATCAATATGTCCTGGGAAGAGCTCACTCTTTCAAGATGTTGTGGCCTCCATGAAATCAGATCATATATCTGTTGTGGCTAGGAATGACGCTGTGATTTCTGCTCTTGGTACCATGATAGTTGAAAAGGTTGGCTCGACAAGATGTCATGACATTTCACAAAAGATGCGAAACCTTGCCCGCCTCCTTATTTCATTGAGGGAGGCAGTAAAAGATGAAAATGCCCAGTTGTCACAGTTTCTTCGTCCAGACAAGTTTGATGTTCTCATTCAGTGTGTCATGCAAATTTCAAAGTTCGATGTAAAGAGAGGTGAAAAGGAGGTTGGAACACCTTCCTTGGCATTGCATATTGgtcattcattgaagaaatGTGTTTGTGTTGTTCGTGGGAAAGCTCTGCGAGAGAAAGACAAAGGTCTACTGGAGGATGTTGAGCACTTTGAGAAACTCATGGAAGCAGAGTGGAATTTCCGTATCAGCCATCACTCCATAACAACTCTGAACGATAGGAAACATAATCAGCCCGAACTCTTACCTGTGACTAACGATCTTAAGAAGCTAAAGGAGTTTATAACATCTAAGATCATTGCACTCACTTCAGAACTGCAAGGCACAGACAGACCATTCCAGCAAACCTGGCGAGACTTAAGTGAAATGGTTCTTAACAGACTGATACTCTTCAATAAACGTAGAGGTGGAGAAACAGCTAAGCTTCATGTGGAGACTTACATCAATCGTCCTGACTGGAGCAAAAGCACAAATCAAGATGTTGTAGCTTCTCTTAACGGCATTGAACAACAGTTACTTCAGAG gctGGATATGGTTGAGATTAAGGGAAAGAGGGGCCGGAAGGTGCCACTGCTTTTAACAAAGGAGGTTAAAGAAGCAATTGATGTTTTAGTTGAAAAGCGAACTGAAGTTGGCATTAATCAGGAAAACCCCTACCTATTTGCAGCAACTGGAAATGGTTCTTTAGGTCATTTAAGAGCATGGGAGTGTATGAGAAAGGTTGTCACTAGTGATGAGCTGAAGCTGGAAAAACCTGAAGCGGTAACAAGTACCAGGCTTCGAAAATATGTAGCTACTGTGTCACAAATCTTGGACCTTCAAGAGAATGAACTTGATTGGCTTGCTCGCCATTTAGGCCATGACATCTCCGTCCACAGAGAGTATTACCGATTACATGAATCAACGATTGAGCTTGCAAAGGTTGGAAAGATCCTTACAACGGTTGATGAAGGAAAAACCGGGCTCTGGGCTGGGAAATCGCTCGATGATATTGACTTAGACAAAGACATTGATCCCATTGCAG AAGACAGGGATTCTGAATTAGATGAAGACAGTACTGCTGGTATGGAGCCACACAGTTCaagtggaaaacaaaaaggaagg cAAAGATCGGGCAAGTCAAGGACAGCACATGAAACCCCTGTGCCAAAAAAGAATG CTATGACTGAACAGTCACAACAAGCTACACAAGCTACAGGAAAAGAGAACGTTG GTCCTGTTGGTGCACGCAAGAAAAGGAAGCCGCACAGTATCTGGACAAAAGAAGAGAAGGAGGAAGTATTAAAGCATCTTGGGGacttcatcaaaaacaaaattttgccagGAAAAACTGAATGTGTGAAATGCATAGAACAGAGCAACGGAGTGCTGGCCAATAGACAGTGGTCAGTCGTGAAGGATTGTgtaagaaatattatttctcGAGCAAAAACATTACAAGGACAGAATTGCTAG
- the LOC136900451 gene encoding uncharacterized protein isoform X2 produces the protein MHGILAMVFDHFYFCAVDGVVTSQNGEKVTCADEGSCKGDASDDTNKSWKNSRRSEVEMSEGCEVVPCAEKGSWEGLGIPLGSLCGPQTEKVPVPSDSEFVRDTCSSEENDIELDTRGYTWKRCHDSTASEESEEFSVTRKKSCRKAAFSESESGSYGERHADICGMERVSCDPSSKGKFQRTKLTIKTSRNSKDDPKRHHESTSGEEVEEVSATRKKKPRRKPVLSESETDSERERGADALTKEKSRHNEAADEVVITCVKKREDNVRVYDKRQACFFCEKLYAKISRHYEHNHKDKSEVVEAFAHPLGSKERKKAIEKLRLQGNFHHNLRVLESKSGQLIVFRRPGEGEECSRDDFLPCPYCLGFMKKKDLWRHVKGCNFRRIDKDDDIDDDKKYQKLQTKSKLLILPSICPGKSSLFQDVVASMKSDHISVVARNDAVISALGTMIVEKVGSTRCHDISQKMRNLARLLISLREAVKDENAQLSQFLRPDKFDVLIQCVMQISKFDVKRGEKEVGTPSLALHIGHSLKKCVCVVRGKALREKDKGLLEDVEHFEKLMEAEWNFRISHHSITTLNDRKHNQPELLPVTNDLKKLKEFITSKIIALTSELQGTDRPFQQTWRDLSEMVLNRLILFNKRRGGETAKLHVETYINRPDWSKSTNQDVVASLNGIEQQLLQRLDMVEIKGKRGRKVPLLLTKEVKEAIDVLVEKRTEVGINQENPYLFAATGNGSLGHLRAWECMRKVVTSDELKLEKPEAVTSTRLRKYVATVSQILDLQENELDWLARHLGHDISVHREYYRLHESTIELAKVGKILTTVDEGKTGLWAGKSLDDIDLDKDIDPIADRDSELDEDSTAGMEPHSSSGKQKGRQRSGKSRTAHETPVPKKNAMTEQSQQATQATGKENVGPVGARKKRKPHSIWTKEEKEEVLKHLGDFIKNKILPGKTECVKCIEQSNGVLANRQWSVVKDCVRNIISRAKTLQGQNC, from the exons atgcatggtatcttggctatggtttttgatcatttttatttttgtgctgtagatggggttgttacatctcaaaatggtgaaaaagtcacatgtgcagatgaaggcagttgcaaag gggatGCTAGTGACGATACAAACAagagttggaagaattctagAAGAAGTGAAG tggagatgtctgagggttgtgaagttgttccgtgtgcagagaaaggcagttgggaag GGCTCGGGATACCCCTAGGATCACTTTGTGGTCCACAAACTGAG AAAGTACCAGTACCAAGTGACTCTGAGTTTGTGCGAGATACATGTAGCTCAGAAGAAAATGATATAGAGCTGGATACACGGG GTTATACTTGGAAACGATGCCATGACAGTACTGCCAGTGAAGAGTCAGAGGAATTCAGTGTAACTAGAAAGAAGTCTTGCAGAAAAGCTGCATTTTCTGAATCTGAGAGTGGCAGTTATGGGGAGAGGCATGCTGATATTTGTGGAATGGAAAGGGTATCTTGTGACCCCAGTAGTAAGGGCAAATTTCAGAGAACAAAGTTAACCATTAAAACAAGCAGAAATAGTAAAG ATGATCCGAAACGACACCATGAAAGCACTAGTGGTGAAGAGGTTGAGGAAGTGTctgcaacaagaaagaagaaaccaagACGTAAACCCGTGCTTTCAGAGTCAGAGACTGatagcgagagagagagaggtgcTGACGCCTTGACCAAGGAAAAATCACGGCACAATGAGGCAGCTGATGAAG TGGTAATAACTTGTGTAAAGAAGCGGGAGGACAATGTTCGAGTTTATGACAAAAGACAGGCCTGCTTTTTCTGTGAAAAGCTTTATGCAAAAATTTCTCGCCATTATGAACATAATCACAAAGATAAGTCAGAGGTAGTTGAAGCATTTGCGCATCCACTTGGTTCAAAAGAACGTAAGAAAGCCATAGAAAAGTTGCGTCTGCAGGGGAATTTCCATCATAACTTGCGCGTGTTGGAGTCAAAAAGTGGACAGCTTATTGTTTTCAGAAGACCAGGAGAAGGAGAGGAATGTTCTCGCGATGACTTTCTTCCTTGCCCTTACTGTCTTGGCTTTATGAAGAAGAAAGATCTTTGGAGGCATGTAAAAGGCTGCAACTTCAGACGTATTGATAAGGATGATGATATAGATGATGACAAAAAGTACCAGAAACTTCAAACTAAGAGCAAATTGCTAATTTTGCCATCAATATGTCCTGGGAAGAGCTCACTCTTTCAAGATGTTGTGGCCTCCATGAAATCAGATCATATATCTGTTGTGGCTAGGAATGACGCTGTGATTTCTGCTCTTGGTACCATGATAGTTGAAAAGGTTGGCTCGACAAGATGTCATGACATTTCACAAAAGATGCGAAACCTTGCCCGCCTCCTTATTTCATTGAGGGAGGCAGTAAAAGATGAAAATGCCCAGTTGTCACAGTTTCTTCGTCCAGACAAGTTTGATGTTCTCATTCAGTGTGTCATGCAAATTTCAAAGTTCGATGTAAAGAGAGGTGAAAAGGAGGTTGGAACACCTTCCTTGGCATTGCATATTGgtcattcattgaagaaatGTGTTTGTGTTGTTCGTGGGAAAGCTCTGCGAGAGAAAGACAAAGGTCTACTGGAGGATGTTGAGCACTTTGAGAAACTCATGGAAGCAGAGTGGAATTTCCGTATCAGCCATCACTCCATAACAACTCTGAACGATAGGAAACATAATCAGCCCGAACTCTTACCTGTGACTAACGATCTTAAGAAGCTAAAGGAGTTTATAACATCTAAGATCATTGCACTCACTTCAGAACTGCAAGGCACAGACAGACCATTCCAGCAAACCTGGCGAGACTTAAGTGAAATGGTTCTTAACAGACTGATACTCTTCAATAAACGTAGAGGTGGAGAAACAGCTAAGCTTCATGTGGAGACTTACATCAATCGTCCTGACTGGAGCAAAAGCACAAATCAAGATGTTGTAGCTTCTCTTAACGGCATTGAACAACAGTTACTTCAGAG gctGGATATGGTTGAGATTAAGGGAAAGAGGGGCCGGAAGGTGCCACTGCTTTTAACAAAGGAGGTTAAAGAAGCAATTGATGTTTTAGTTGAAAAGCGAACTGAAGTTGGCATTAATCAGGAAAACCCCTACCTATTTGCAGCAACTGGAAATGGTTCTTTAGGTCATTTAAGAGCATGGGAGTGTATGAGAAAGGTTGTCACTAGTGATGAGCTGAAGCTGGAAAAACCTGAAGCGGTAACAAGTACCAGGCTTCGAAAATATGTAGCTACTGTGTCACAAATCTTGGACCTTCAAGAGAATGAACTTGATTGGCTTGCTCGCCATTTAGGCCATGACATCTCCGTCCACAGAGAGTATTACCGATTACATGAATCAACGATTGAGCTTGCAAAGGTTGGAAAGATCCTTACAACGGTTGATGAAGGAAAAACCGGGCTCTGGGCTGGGAAATCGCTCGATGATATTGACTTAGACAAAGACATTGATCCCATTGCAG ACAGGGATTCTGAATTAGATGAAGACAGTACTGCTGGTATGGAGCCACACAGTTCaagtggaaaacaaaaaggaagg cAAAGATCGGGCAAGTCAAGGACAGCACATGAAACCCCTGTGCCAAAAAAGAATG CTATGACTGAACAGTCACAACAAGCTACACAAGCTACAGGAAAAGAGAACGTTG GTCCTGTTGGTGCACGCAAGAAAAGGAAGCCGCACAGTATCTGGACAAAAGAAGAGAAGGAGGAAGTATTAAAGCATCTTGGGGacttcatcaaaaacaaaattttgccagGAAAAACTGAATGTGTGAAATGCATAGAACAGAGCAACGGAGTGCTGGCCAATAGACAGTGGTCAGTCGTGAAGGATTGTgtaagaaatattatttctcGAGCAAAAACATTACAAGGACAGAATTGCTAG